The following are from one region of the Streptococcus sp. 1643 genome:
- a CDS encoding RluA family pseudouridine synthase yields the protein MEIKIETGGQRLDKALSDLTELSRSLANEQIKAGQVLVNGQVKKAKYTVQEGDIVTYHVPEPEVLEYVAEDIPLEIVYQDEDVAVVNKPQGMVVHPSAGHTSGTLVNALMYHIKDLSGINGVLRPGIVHRIDKDTSGLLMIAKNDEAHLALAQELKDKKSLRKYWAIVHGNLPNDRGVIEAPIGRSEKDRKKQAVTAKGKPAVTRFQVLERFGDYSLLELQLETGRTHQIRVHMAYIGHPVAGDEVYGPRKTLKGHGQFLHAKTLGFTHPRTGETLEFTADIPEIFKETLERLRKTENR from the coding sequence CAGTCTCGCGAATGAACAAATCAAGGCTGGACAAGTTTTGGTGAATGGGCAAGTAAAGAAAGCCAAATACACTGTCCAAGAGGGGGATATCGTCACCTACCATGTGCCAGAACCGGAGGTTTTAGAGTATGTGGCTGAGGATATTCCGCTAGAAATCGTCTACCAAGATGAGGATGTAGCCGTTGTTAACAAACCTCAAGGGATGGTGGTTCATCCCAGCGCCGGTCATACTAGCGGAACCTTGGTCAATGCCCTCATGTACCATATCAAGGACTTGTCAGGTATCAATGGGGTTCTCCGACCGGGTATTGTTCATCGCATAGACAAGGACACGTCTGGTCTCCTTATGATTGCTAAGAATGATGAGGCCCACTTAGCACTCGCTCAAGAACTCAAGGATAAGAAGTCTCTCCGCAAATACTGGGCGATTGTTCATGGCAATCTTCCCAATGATCGTGGTGTGATTGAAGCTCCGATTGGTCGTAGTGAAAAAGATCGTAAGAAACAGGCAGTGACTGCTAAAGGGAAGCCAGCAGTGACTCGTTTTCAAGTCTTGGAACGCTTTGGAGATTATAGTTTGCTAGAGTTGCAACTGGAAACAGGGCGTACTCACCAAATCCGTGTTCATATGGCTTATATTGGCCATCCAGTCGCTGGTGATGAAGTCTATGGTCCTCGTAAGACACTGAAGGGACATGGGCAATTTCTCCATGCTAAGACTCTAGGCTTTACTCATCCGAGAACAGGTGAAACCTTGGAGTTCACAGCAGATATTCCAGAGATTTTTAAAGAAACGCTGGAAAGATTGCGTAAAACTGAGAATAGATAA
- the proB gene encoding glutamate 5-kinase encodes MKYKRIVFKVGTSSLTNEDGSLSRSKVKAITQQLAMLHEAGHELILVSSGAVAAGFGALGFKKRPTKIADKQASAAVGQGLLLEEYTTNLLMRQIVSAQILLTQDDFVDKRRYKNAHQALSVLLHRGAIPIINENDSVVIDELKVGDNDTLSAQVAAMVQADLLVLLTDVDGLYTGNPNSDPTAKRLEKIETINREIIDMAGGAGSSNGTGGMLTKIKAATIATESGVPVYICSSMKSDALIEAAEETKDGSFFVAQEKGLRTQKQWLAFYAQSQGTIWVDGGAAEALSKNGKSLLLSGVVEVEGNFSYHDIVTVADKETGQSLGKGRVQFGVSALEDMLRSQKAKGVLIHRDDWISITPEIQLLFTEF; translated from the coding sequence ATGAAGTACAAACGAATCGTCTTTAAGGTAGGGACTTCCTCCTTGACAAATGAAGACGGGAGTTTATCAAGGAGTAAAGTAAAGGCAATTACCCAGCAATTGGCTATGCTACATGAAGCTGGACATGAGTTGATTTTAGTGTCATCTGGGGCAGTTGCCGCTGGATTTGGAGCTTTGGGTTTTAAAAAACGTCCGACCAAGATTGCAGATAAACAAGCTTCGGCTGCAGTTGGTCAGGGACTTTTGTTGGAGGAATACACAACCAACCTCCTCATGCGCCAGATCGTTTCTGCACAAATCTTGCTGACACAGGATGATTTTGTAGATAAGCGTCGCTATAAGAATGCCCACCAGGCCTTGTCTGTATTGCTTCATCGTGGTGCAATCCCCATCATCAACGAGAATGACAGTGTCGTTATTGATGAGCTCAAGGTGGGTGATAATGACACTCTGAGTGCCCAGGTAGCGGCGATGGTCCAAGCAGACCTTTTAGTTCTCTTGACGGATGTGGACGGTCTCTATACCGGAAATCCCAACTCAGATCCAACAGCCAAACGTTTGGAGAAAATCGAGACTATCAATCGTGAGATTATTGATATGGCTGGTGGAGCAGGTTCGTCAAACGGTACTGGGGGTATGTTGACAAAAATCAAAGCTGCAACTATTGCGACGGAGTCAGGTGTGCCAGTCTATATCTGCTCTTCCATGAAATCTGATGCCTTGATTGAAGCAGCAGAGGAGACCAAGGATGGATCCTTCTTTGTTGCGCAAGAGAAGGGACTTCGTACCCAGAAACAATGGCTGGCCTTCTATGCTCAAAGTCAGGGAACGATTTGGGTAGATGGTGGAGCTGCAGAGGCACTTTCAAAAAACGGGAAAAGTCTCCTTTTATCGGGTGTGGTAGAAGTGGAAGGAAACTTCTCTTACCACGATATTGTAACAGTAGCAGATAAAGAAACAGGTCAATCTCTTGGAAAGGGACGTGTCCAATTTGGTGTCTCAGCCCTAGAAGATATGCTCCGTTCTCAAAAAGCTAAGGGAGTCTTGATTCACCGTGATGACTGGATTTCCATCACTCCTGAAATCCAGCTGCTCTTTACAGAATTTTAG
- a CDS encoding glutamate-5-semialdehyde dehydrogenase has protein sequence MVSTQEQFEQVQAVKKSINTASEAVKNQALLAMADYLLAATEEILEANALDMAAAKGKISDVMLDRLYLDEGRIEAMARGIREVVALPDPIGEVLETSHLENGLVITKKRVAMGVIGIIYESRPNVTSDAAALALKSGNAVVLRSGKDAYQTAHAIVTALKKGLETTIIHPEVIQLVEDTSRESSYAMMKAKGYLDLLIPRGGAGLINAVVENAIVPVIETGTGIVHVYVDKDADEDKALSIINNAKTSRPSVCNAMEVLLVHEDKAARFLPRLEKVLVTSRKEAGLEPIQFRLDEKASQSLSGRAAEAQDFDTEFLDYVLAVKVVSSLEEAVVHIEAHSTHHSDAIVTENAEAAAYFTDQVDSAAVYVNASTRFTDGGQFGLGCEMGISTQKLHARGPMGLKELTSYKYVVTGDGQIRE, from the coding sequence ATGGTAAGTACACAAGAACAATTCGAACAGGTACAGGCTGTTAAGAAATCAATCAATACTGCCAGTGAAGCAGTGAAAAACCAAGCCTTGCTAGCTATGGCTGATTATTTATTGGCAGCTACTGAGGAGATTTTAGAGGCCAATGCCCTCGATATGGCAGCGGCCAAGGGGAAAATCTCAGATGTCATGCTAGACCGTCTTTATTTGGATGAGGGACGTATAGAAGCGATGGCAAGAGGGATTCGTGAAGTGGTTGCTTTACCAGATCCTATTGGTGAGGTCCTAGAGACAAGTCATCTTGAAAATGGCTTGGTAATCACCAAAAAACGTGTGGCTATGGGGGTTATTGGTATTATCTATGAAAGCCGTCCAAATGTGACGTCTGATGCGGCTGCTTTGGCTCTCAAAAGTGGCAATGCGGTCGTTCTTCGTAGTGGTAAGGACGCCTACCAAACAGCTCATGCTATTGTCACAGCCTTAAAGAAGGGCTTGGAGACGACGATCATCCATCCAGAGGTGATTCAACTGGTGGAAGATACTAGTCGTGAAAGTAGCTATGCTATGATGAAGGCCAAGGGTTATCTAGACCTTCTTATTCCTCGTGGAGGTGCTGGCTTGATCAATGCCGTGGTTGAAAATGCTATCGTACCCGTTATCGAGACAGGAACTGGGATTGTACATGTCTATGTGGATAAGGATGCCGATGAAGACAAGGCTCTGTCTATCATTAACAATGCTAAAACCAGTCGTCCTTCTGTCTGCAATGCTATGGAGGTCTTGCTGGTTCATGAAGACAAGGCAGCACGTTTTCTTCCTCGCTTGGAGAAAGTGCTGGTTACAAGTCGGAAAGAAGCTGGACTGGAACCAATTCAATTCCGCTTGGATGAGAAAGCAAGTCAGTCTCTTTCAGGTCGAGCAGCTGAGGCGCAAGACTTTGACACTGAGTTTTTAGACTATGTCCTAGCTGTTAAGGTCGTGAGTAGTTTAGAAGAAGCGGTTGTGCATATTGAAGCCCACAGTACCCATCATTCGGATGCCATTGTGACGGAAAATGCTGAAGCGGCAGCCTACTTTACAGATCAAGTGGATTCAGCAGCGGTTTATGTCAATGCCTCAACGCGTTTCACTGATGGAGGTCAATTTGGTCTTGGATGTGAGATGGGGATTTCTACTCAGAAACTGCATGCGCGTGGGCCTATGGGCTTGAAAGAGTTGACCAGCTACAAGTATGTGGTTACTGGTGACGGACAGATAAGGGAGTAA
- the proC gene encoding pyrroline-5-carboxylate reductase — translation MKIGFIGLGNMGASLAKAVVQAKTGAQILLANRSQAKVDAFIVNFGGQASSNEEIFAEADVIFLGVKPAQFSELLAQYQTILEKRESLLLISMAAGLTLEKLASLIPSQHRIIRIMPNTPVAIGQGVISYAMSANCLAEDGELFCQLLSNAGLLVELGDDLIDAATGLAGCGPAFVYLFIEALADAGVQSGLPRETALKMAAQTVVGAGQMVLESQQHPAVLKDQVCSPGGSTIAGVASLEEHAFRGTVMDAVQQAYKRTQELGK, via the coding sequence ATGAAGATTGGATTTATCGGTTTGGGGAATATGGGAGCTAGCTTGGCTAAGGCTGTTGTGCAGGCCAAGACGGGTGCTCAGATTCTCCTTGCCAATCGTAGTCAAGCAAAAGTAGATGCTTTCATTGTCAACTTTGGTGGTCAGGCTTCCAGCAATGAAGAAATCTTCGCAGAAGCAGATGTGATTTTTCTAGGAGTAAAGCCTGCGCAGTTTTCTGAACTGCTTGCTCAATATCAGACCATCCTTGAAAAAAGAGAGAGTCTTCTTTTGATTTCCATGGCAGCTGGATTGACTTTGGAAAAACTAGCTAGTCTTATCCCAAGTCAACATCGTATCATTCGCATCATGCCCAATACTCCAGTGGCTATCGGTCAAGGGGTGATTAGTTATGCCATGTCAGCAAACTGTCTTGCTGAGGACGGTGAACTCTTTTGTCAGCTTTTATCCAATGCGGGTCTATTGGTTGAGCTTGGGGATGACTTAATTGATGCGGCGACAGGTCTTGCAGGTTGTGGGCCAGCCTTTGTCTACCTCTTTATCGAGGCTTTGGCAGATGCAGGTGTTCAGTCAGGATTGCCACGAGAAACGGCTTTGAAAATGGCAGCCCAAACAGTAGTTGGAGCTGGACAAATGGTTCTGGAAAGTCAGCAACATCCTGCGGTCTTGAAAGACCAAGTTTGCAGTCCAGGTGGTTCGACTATCGCTGGTGTAGCAAGTCTGGAAGAACATGCCTTTAGAGGTACCGTCATGGACGCAGTTCAGCAAGCCTACAAACGAACACAAGAATTAGGTAAATAA
- the tmk gene encoding dTMP kinase translates to MSKGFLVSFEGPEGAGKTSVLETLLPILEEKGVEVLTTREPGGVLIGEKIREVILDPSHTQMDPKTELLLYIASRRQHLVEKVLPALEDGKLVIMDRFIDSSVAYQGFGRGLDIDAIDWLNHFATDGLKPDLTLYFDIEVEEGLARIAANSDREVNRLDLEGLDLHKKVRQGYLSLLDKEGNRIVKIDASLPLEQVVETTKAVLFDRMGLAK, encoded by the coding sequence ATGTCAAAAGGATTTTTAGTCTCTTTTGAGGGACCAGAGGGAGCAGGAAAGACCAGTGTTTTAGAGACTCTACTCCCAATTTTAGAGGAAAAAGGAGTAGAAGTGTTGACGACCCGTGAACCTGGCGGAGTCTTGATCGGGGAGAAGATTAGGGAAGTGATTTTGGATCCAAGTCATACGCAGATGGATCCTAAAACAGAGCTTCTTCTCTATATCGCCAGTCGCAGACAGCATTTGGTAGAAAAAGTTCTTCCAGCACTTGAAGATGGCAAGTTGGTCATTATGGACCGCTTCATCGATAGTTCTGTTGCTTATCAGGGATTTGGCCGTGGCTTGGATATTGATGCCATTGATTGGCTCAATCACTTTGCGACAGATGGACTTAAACCCGATTTGACACTCTATTTTGACATCGAGGTGGAAGAGGGGCTGGCTCGCATTGCTGCTAATAGTGACCGCGAGGTCAATCGTTTGGACTTGGAAGGCTTGGACTTGCACAAGAAAGTCCGTCAAGGCTACCTTTCTCTTCTGGACAAAGAAGGAAATCGCATTGTCAAGATTGATGCGAGTCTTCCTTTGGAGCAAGTTGTGGAAACGACCAAGGCTGTCTTGTTTGACAGAATGGGCTTGGCTAAATGA